One window of Acidobacteriota bacterium genomic DNA carries:
- a CDS encoding exo-alpha-sialidase, protein MKTARDFAESANPVRTGLGTCLAIVLTAAACSGPAPAELEVTASQRVHPVLIRNEHNSLMRLAVEAREPGLSVRSFTFRLSGTDDPKDIESLELFYSGDGKDLQAGDRFGDPAGPGPELVFEGDRELPPGKHVFWLSVRLQPDADLGHRVDAVCTAVETSAGTVKPGDETPEVSKRIGVALRKHMEEGVHTYRIPALATTPKGTLLCVYDLRRRKSRDLQEDIDVGLSRSTDGGRTWGTQRVIMDMGEWGGRPQEENGIGDPGILVDPKTGEIFVWAVWMWGKLGKHQWVEDGSEPGFDIAKSAQIMRVRSRDDGLSWTEPRNLTRKLKQPEWWLFAPAPNQGIALSDGTLVMPTQGRDRTGYPFANITYSRDHGATWTVSNHAFSGGNESQAVQLGDGSIMLNMRNDRREPYRAVYVTRDLGKTWEPHPTNRKALVEPNCNGSLYRFDYREEGESKILLLFANPNSKEGRHHHTLKLSFDQGMTWPEEHQILLDEGRGRGYPSISRVDDRHIGIVYEGSQADLTFEKLSLEELLKR, encoded by the coding sequence ATGAAGACCGCGAGAGATTTTGCAGAATCGGCCAATCCGGTTCGAACAGGACTTGGGACCTGCCTGGCGATAGTTCTGACTGCGGCCGCGTGCAGCGGACCCGCGCCCGCCGAATTGGAGGTCACCGCCTCCCAGCGCGTGCATCCGGTGCTGATCCGGAATGAGCACAATTCCCTGATGCGGCTGGCGGTCGAAGCTCGAGAACCCGGCCTCAGCGTCCGATCCTTCACTTTCCGGCTGAGCGGCACCGACGATCCCAAGGATATCGAGTCGCTCGAGTTGTTCTATTCGGGCGACGGGAAGGATCTTCAGGCCGGAGACCGCTTCGGCGATCCCGCCGGCCCCGGGCCCGAACTGGTCTTTGAGGGCGACCGGGAACTCCCGCCGGGGAAACACGTCTTCTGGCTCTCCGTTCGGCTGCAGCCCGACGCCGACCTGGGGCACCGGGTGGACGCGGTCTGCACGGCCGTGGAAACCTCGGCGGGAACGGTGAAACCCGGGGACGAGACTCCCGAGGTCAGCAAGCGCATCGGGGTGGCTCTGCGCAAGCACATGGAAGAAGGGGTGCACACCTACCGCATCCCCGCTCTGGCCACCACTCCCAAGGGAACGCTGCTGTGCGTCTACGACTTGCGGAGACGGAAGTCGCGGGACCTGCAGGAAGACATCGACGTCGGGCTGAGCCGGAGCACCGACGGCGGCCGGACCTGGGGGACCCAGCGGGTGATCATGGACATGGGCGAATGGGGTGGGCGACCCCAGGAAGAAAACGGCATCGGCGACCCTGGCATCCTGGTCGATCCCAAGACCGGAGAAATCTTCGTCTGGGCCGTGTGGATGTGGGGCAAGCTGGGCAAGCACCAGTGGGTGGAGGACGGCTCCGAACCCGGCTTCGACATCGCCAAGAGCGCCCAGATCATGAGGGTCCGTTCCAGGGACGACGGCTTGAGTTGGACCGAGCCCAGAAACCTCACCCGCAAGCTGAAGCAACCGGAGTGGTGGCTCTTCGCCCCGGCGCCCAACCAGGGGATCGCTCTTTCCGACGGTACCCTGGTGATGCCGACACAGGGGCGCGACCGGACGGGATACCCGTTCGCCAACATCACCTACAGCCGCGACCACGGCGCCACCTGGACCGTGAGCAACCACGCCTTCAGCGGCGGCAATGAATCCCAGGCGGTCCAGCTCGGCGACGGGTCCATCATGCTGAACATGCGCAACGACCGCAGGGAACCCTACCGCGCCGTCTACGTTACCCGGGACCTGGGGAAAACCTGGGAGCCGCATCCCACCAATCGCAAGGCCCTGGTGGAACCCAACTGCAACGGAAGCCTGTACCGGTTCGACTACCGGGAAGAGGGAGAGTCGAAGATACTCCTGCTTTTCGCAAATCCCAACTCGAAAGAAGGGCGGCACCATCACACCTTGAAGCTCAGCTTCGACCAGGGCATGACCTGGCCGGAGGAACACCAGATCCTGCTGGACGAAGGCCGCGGGCGAGGCTACCCCAGCATCAGCCGGGTGGACGACCGGCACATCGGAATCGTCTACGAGGGAAGCCAGGCCGACCTGACATTCGAAAAGCTGTCGCTTGAGGAACTGCTGAAGCGGTGA
- a CDS encoding fumarylacetoacetate hydrolase family protein gives MIWQRMAVFLLLAGMGLAQSCQAGARQDGGTRYLRFSLGDHEAYGILEGDRVRELKGDLFGTWEKTETTHALADVTILVPSRNPSKVLALAGNYKSHLDEDAEPSPHPQPFIKLPSSLLRQGGEIVQPSDTDPVHYEAEVVVVIGKRARNVSEEAALDHVLGITCGNDISARTWQRGDVQWWRAKGADTFSPTGPYILSGVDYSRLKMVLKLNGEVRQQAGISDMIHGISETVSFISRYVTLEPGDLIFTGTPGTTKGMQPGDVVTVEIDGVGVLKNRVVAAKP, from the coding sequence ATGATTTGGCAGCGGATGGCGGTTTTCCTGTTGCTGGCCGGCATGGGGCTTGCGCAGTCCTGCCAGGCCGGGGCGCGACAGGATGGAGGGACTCGATATCTTCGCTTCAGCCTGGGCGATCACGAAGCCTACGGCATCCTGGAGGGGGATCGGGTCCGGGAGCTCAAGGGCGACTTGTTCGGAACCTGGGAAAAGACCGAGACCACCCACGCTCTAGCCGACGTCACTATCCTGGTGCCCAGCAGGAATCCCTCCAAGGTGCTGGCACTGGCGGGCAACTACAAGTCCCACCTCGACGAGGACGCCGAGCCGAGCCCCCATCCTCAGCCGTTCATCAAGCTGCCTTCCTCACTGCTGCGTCAGGGCGGGGAGATCGTCCAGCCTTCAGACACCGATCCGGTGCACTACGAAGCCGAGGTGGTGGTCGTTATCGGCAAGCGGGCCCGGAACGTCTCCGAGGAGGCCGCCCTTGACCATGTGCTGGGGATTACCTGCGGCAACGACATCAGCGCCCGGACCTGGCAAAGGGGGGACGTGCAGTGGTGGCGGGCCAAGGGCGCCGACACCTTCAGTCCGACAGGTCCCTACATCCTCTCGGGGGTGGACTACAGCCGGCTCAAGATGGTCCTCAAGCTGAACGGGGAAGTGCGCCAGCAGGCCGGCATCTCCGACATGATTCACGGGATATCCGAGACGGTCAGCTTTATCAGCAGATACGTGACCCTGGAACCCGGGGACCTCATCTTCACCGGCACCCCCGGAACCACCAAGGGAATGCAGCCCGGCGACGTGGTCACGGTGGAAATCGATGGAGTCGGGGTCCTGAAAAACCGGGTGGTCGCAGCCAAGCCCTGA